In Halocalculus aciditolerans, the following are encoded in one genomic region:
- a CDS encoding DUF7471 family protein codes for MSGPPTAATPLLNAVLLACLLLSGGVLVLSLVAYARRRTRSILLLVAAFAALCAHSLVAVLMLAGVVTESTHHLAEHTLVLVQSGLVLAAVYYARTVERAADE; via the coding sequence ATGAGCGGGCCGCCGACCGCGGCGACTCCGCTCCTCAACGCCGTGCTCCTCGCGTGCCTCCTGCTCAGCGGCGGGGTTCTCGTGCTCTCACTGGTCGCGTACGCGCGGCGGCGAACGCGCTCCATCCTCCTCCTCGTCGCGGCGTTCGCGGCGCTCTGCGCGCACTCGCTCGTCGCCGTGCTCATGCTCGCCGGCGTCGTCACCGAGAGCACCCACCACCTCGCCGAGCACACACTCGTCCTCGTGCAGTCCGGGCTCGTGCTCGCCGCCGTCTACTACGCGCGCACCGTCGAGCGCGCCGCGGACGAATGA
- a CDS encoding winged helix-turn-helix transcriptional regulator: protein MTEQRPRIESYVAEHPGVHFSALADALDLANGQAQYHLHRLVKTDEVERAEFYGRTHYYPPDCPSWDRAALALARRETARDVLLVLLDGPASPSDVAARIDVARSTLEHHLDHLTTHDIVRKDRGDAGRVTLRLVHPDETRRVLETVDPSLAERFVDRFIRLVDNALDP from the coding sequence ATGACGGAGCAGCGGCCGCGTATCGAGTCGTACGTCGCCGAGCATCCGGGAGTCCACTTCTCGGCGCTCGCGGACGCGCTCGACCTCGCGAACGGCCAGGCGCAGTACCACCTCCACCGCCTCGTCAAAACGGACGAAGTCGAGCGCGCGGAGTTCTACGGGCGCACGCACTACTACCCGCCCGACTGCCCGTCGTGGGACCGCGCCGCGCTCGCGCTCGCCCGCCGCGAGACCGCGCGAGACGTCCTGCTCGTGCTCCTCGACGGCCCCGCGTCGCCGAGCGACGTGGCGGCGCGAATCGACGTCGCGCGGAGCACGCTCGAACACCACCTCGACCACCTCACCACGCACGACATCGTGCGGAAGGACCGCGGCGACGCGGGCCGCGTGACGCTCCGCCTCGTCCACCCCGACGAGACGCGGCGCGTGCTGGAGACCGTCGACCCCTCGCTCGCGGAGCGGTTCGTCGACCGGTTCATCCGCCTCGTCGACAACGCCCTCGACCCATGA